The following coding sequences lie in one Moritella viscosa genomic window:
- a CDS encoding putative uncharacterized protein (No significant database matches) has protein sequence MIKQPSLESGCGIACVANIIGKSYQDTYEIMSDSKCKNKYDDRVTIQQIEKFLGLYENIHTKRSETIEDTVSALLYIRWPDDKRYKHWVLYSDGLYWDPSPQQNEPTDHYLTKPEVIISLFSNHALSKELVLFANEKRI, from the coding sequence ATGATTAAACAACCGTCATTAGAGTCAGGCTGTGGTATCGCTTGTGTTGCTAATATAATTGGTAAAAGTTATCAAGATACTTATGAGATAATGTCGGATTCAAAGTGTAAAAATAAATATGATGACAGGGTTACAATACAGCAAATTGAGAAGTTTCTTGGTTTGTATGAAAATATACACACAAAAAGGTCTGAGACGATAGAAGATACAGTGTCAGCTTTATTATATATACGTTGGCCAGATGATAAACGTTACAAGCATTGGGTTTTATATTCTGATGGGTTGTATTGGGATCCAAGCCCACAGCAAAATGAACCAACAGATCATTACCTTACAAAACCAGAAGTTATAATTTCGTTGTTTAGTAACCATGCTTTATCAAAAGAGCTAGTTTTATTTGCCAATGAGAAGAGAATATAA
- a CDS encoding putative uncharacterized protein (No significant database matches), translating to MYFGVLANIQFLVRLIMVNDRYEKARKAFNLFFLKSGENVTVEKIVEVTGWSRRTVEDYYSKKWSRWNIMKKVGHGVYAVRVPADLNEKLFVELHSQNEGAVNFRSIY from the coding sequence ATGTACTTTGGTGTTCTAGCTAATATTCAATTTCTGGTAAGGTTAATTATGGTTAATGATAGGTATGAAAAAGCTCGAAAAGCTTTTAACTTATTCTTCCTAAAGTCGGGTGAAAACGTAACTGTTGAGAAAATTGTAGAGGTTACAGGCTGGTCTCGTCGAACTGTGGAAGACTATTACAGTAAGAAGTGGAGTCGGTGGAATATAATGAAAAAAGTTGGTCATGGAGTTTATGCTGTCAGAGTTCCAGCAGACTTAAATGAAAAGCTCTTTGTAGAGTTACATAGTCAAAATGAGGGAGCCGTCAACTTTCGAAGTATTTATTAA
- a CDS encoding putative uncharacterized protein (No significant database matches): MKLKLDIKSNALDSFNEALSKFESGEQGDIKSFKFSILHLSHCIELVLKMYIQTLDEDLVYLKCYKKLTQKAKEANVDLLAAYKLLEESEFDFSNLINGHTNPYTITVDHVISIAKNEMCSITGNKFVDQDFIDDINWMKGLRNSIEHYEFEFTVKEVRLCIGRLVRGLDEFTDVFSLFNLESEVGKDKFHVFSVLADEYEQTLSEAHHEVKETEDALYRGTRPKEQMFIEWNVYSCESCGNDTMIPNSDSSTGYKCTYCENEESEEIEVDCDACYLPWANGEMSYWDENLANVCPRCVNPEAW, translated from the coding sequence TTGAAACTTAAGTTGGATATCAAATCAAACGCGTTAGATAGCTTTAATGAAGCCTTATCAAAGTTCGAAAGTGGCGAACAAGGCGATATTAAATCGTTTAAGTTCTCTATTCTTCATCTATCACACTGTATCGAGCTTGTACTAAAAATGTACATTCAAACTTTAGATGAAGACCTTGTTTACCTAAAGTGCTATAAAAAACTGACCCAAAAAGCTAAAGAAGCTAATGTTGATTTATTGGCTGCATATAAGTTACTAGAAGAAAGTGAATTTGATTTTTCTAATTTAATAAATGGTCATACCAACCCTTATACAATTACAGTTGACCATGTGATTTCAATCGCTAAAAATGAAATGTGTAGTATTACAGGAAATAAATTTGTAGACCAAGATTTTATAGATGACATCAATTGGATGAAGGGGTTGAGAAATTCAATTGAACACTATGAATTTGAGTTTACTGTCAAAGAAGTTAGGCTATGCATTGGCAGGCTAGTTCGCGGTCTAGATGAGTTCACGGATGTGTTTTCTTTATTTAATCTTGAGAGCGAAGTTGGTAAAGACAAATTTCATGTTTTTTCTGTTCTGGCTGACGAATATGAACAAACTCTTTCTGAAGCTCACCATGAAGTCAAAGAAACTGAAGATGCACTATACAGAGGAACACGACCTAAAGAGCAAATGTTTATTGAATGGAATGTTTACTCTTGTGAAAGCTGTGGTAACGACACCATGATACCTAATTCTGATTCATCAACTGGATATAAGTGTACTTATTGTGAGAATGAAGAATCCGAAGAAATAGAAGTTGATTGCGATGCTTGTTATTTACCTTGGGCAAATGGTGAAATGAGTTATTGGGATGAGAACTTGGCTAATGTTTGTCCTCGATGCGTCAATCCTGAGGCATGGTGA
- a CDS encoding putative uncharacterized protein (No significant database matches) — translation MLAHAKVKTAFDLVCSEYLDMFKTHYPKASGGGINEANQTYYFCKNLSQVINEGLTISEVKSAVSLETPYGSNKRMDGVVISPATREIFLIQAKRLKSSQMDSVIKDVNKVYVDRDNILNKIQISDNSIDYKVYLVILADMWLHKSKARKEANRLTIPIWWAGDNSEEIKRNFEDNEFKYTLLPPEGYFVDNIPKDIIWDNKNQLIHRFYDYKNGLASKKVLDEYCLFCGCGEI, via the coding sequence GTGTTGGCACATGCTAAAGTAAAAACTGCATTTGATTTGGTTTGTTCTGAATATTTAGATATGTTTAAAACTCATTACCCTAAGGCATCAGGCGGTGGTATAAATGAGGCAAACCAAACCTATTACTTTTGTAAAAACTTGTCCCAAGTCATCAATGAAGGCTTAACTATAAGTGAAGTAAAGTCCGCTGTAAGTCTAGAAACACCTTACGGATCTAATAAAAGAATGGATGGTGTTGTTATTTCTCCTGCTACTAGAGAAATATTTTTAATTCAAGCTAAGCGACTTAAAAGCTCCCAAATGGATAGTGTAATAAAAGATGTTAATAAAGTTTATGTTGATAGGGACAACATATTAAATAAAATCCAAATATCGGATAATTCTATCGATTACAAAGTGTATCTAGTCATACTTGCTGATATGTGGCTGCATAAATCAAAAGCAAGAAAAGAAGCCAATCGACTTACAATTCCAATATGGTGGGCTGGAGATAACTCAGAAGAGATCAAACGTAATTTCGAAGATAATGAATTTAAATATACCCTTTTACCTCCCGAAGGTTACTTCGTTGATAATATCCCTAAAGACATAATTTGGGATAATAAAAATCAACTAATTCACAGATTCTATGATTATAAAAATGGCTTAGCGTCTAAAAAAGTATTAGATGAATACTGTTTGTTTTGTGGATGTGGTGAAATATAG